A stretch of Spodoptera frugiperda isolate SF20-4 chromosome 6, AGI-APGP_CSIRO_Sfru_2.0, whole genome shotgun sequence DNA encodes these proteins:
- the LOC118267820 gene encoding uncharacterized protein LOC118267820 isoform X2 — MASAVRSKVLKVLNKQKSGFVSIAIRPKSSNAPEKVLTSAFKDIQVNSYTANDFVWQNLDRWPDKTATVCAVTGRGYTYAQTHKMSIAFAASLRTKLKLQNDDKIAIVLPNTPEYPVTVLGVLQAGCIASTMNPVYTAEELKRQIELVKCKAVITSKISYANIKQALTELKLNIPVILIDNEDLPEGTIKFSEFAQDFSLDTNCLKAVKRGPKDLAILPFSSGTTGFPKGVVLTHESVVAMNQQIADPDIIAIKETTATNQAVLPGILPFFHIFGFNVLMMNQLALGCKLVTMPYFKPELFLQTLVQHRAEVLFLVPPMVVFLGKHPAVTPKHLESVYGIVSGAAPISKGDAEAVIKKNKNIVFRQGYGLTETNGAISVGKNDDSNHASVGHILGNSEVKIVDLKTKEALGPGEASEIWYRGPNLMTSYYENDEATKEVLTEDGWYKTGDIGRYDENKYLYVTDRLKELIKVKGFQVPPAELEMVLRTHPKILDCAVLGIPDPISGEVPKAFIVPQPGQTIKEEEILEHVNNKVTIYKKIKQVQFVNEIPKNPAGKILRKQLKEMYCN, encoded by the exons ATGGCCAGTGCTGTAAGGAGCAAAGTACTAAAGGTACTAAACAAGCAGAAGAGTGGTTTTGTGTCTATTGCGATTAGACCAAAGAGTTCCAATGCCCCAGAAAAAGTTCTGACTTCCGCGTTCAAAGATATTCAAGTCAACAGTTACACAGCAAATGACTTTGTTTGGCAGAACTTGGATAGATGGCCAGACAAAACTGCTACt GTATGCGCAGTGACAGGCCGCGGTTACACTTATGCGCAAACGCACAAAATGTCTATAGCTTTCGCCGCTTCTTTGCGGACGAAGTTAAAACTGCAGAATGATGACAAGATAGCTATAGTGTTGCCAAATACACCCGAATATCCTGTCACGGTGTTGGGCGTGTTACAGGCTGGCTGCATCGCCAGTACGATGAATCCTGTTTATACTGCTG AGGAACTGAAACGTCAAATCGAATTGGTAAAATGTAAAGCAGTGATTACATCGAAAATATCTTACGCAAACATCAAACAAGCGCTCACAGAACTTAAGCTAAACATACCAGTAATTTTAATAGACAATGAGGATCTACCTGAGGGTACTATCAAGTTTTCGGAGTTTGCTCAAGACTTTAGTTTGGACACGAATTGTTTAAAGGCTGTGAAGAGAGGTCCAAAAGATCTGGCTATATTACCCTTTTCAAGTGGAACTACAGGGTTTCCTAAAGGTGTTGTATTGACCCATGAAAGTGTTGTGGCTATGAACCAACAGATTGCGGACCCAGATATTATTGCTATTAAAGAAACTACTG ccACCAACCAAGCAGTGTTACCAGGAATTCTGCCATTCTTCCACATATTCGGTTTCAATGTACTGATGATGAACCAGTTGGCGCTGGGGTGCAAATTGGTCACCATGCCGTACTTCAAACCTGAACTATTTCTTCAGACGCTCGTGCAACATAGAGCTGAAGTTCTGTTCTTGGTACCACCTATGG TGGTGTTCCTGGGCAAACATCCAGCAGTCACTCCCAAGCACTTGGAGTCAGTATACGGTATTGTAAGCGGTGCTGCGCCCATCTCCAAGGGAGACGCCGAAGCtgttataaagaaaaat AAAAACATTGTATTCCGCCAAGGCTACGGTTTGACGGAGACCAACGGAGCTATTTCAGTGGGTAAGAATGATGATTCGAACCATGCTTCGGTTGGACACATATTGGGTAACAGCGAAGTGAAGATTGTTGACTTGAAAACTAAAGAGGCTTTGGGACCGGGAGAGGCAA GTGAAATCTGGTACCGTGGTCCAAACCTAATGACGAGTTACTATGAAAACGACGAGGCAACCAAGGAGGTGTTGACAGAAGATGGCTGGTACAAAACTGGAGACATTGGACGATACGACGAGAACAAGTATTTATATGTCACTGACAGGCTGAAGGAACTTATAAAG GTAAAAGGATTCCAAGTACCACCAGCAGAATTAGAAATGGTATTACGAACACATCCGAAAATCCTTGACTGTGCCGTCCTGGGTATACCAGACCCAATCTCAGGCGAGGTTCCCAAAGCATTCATCGTACCTCAACCGGGACAAACTattaaagaagaagaaatattagaaCATGTTAACAACAAAGTCACAATCTACAAGAAGATTAAACAAGTGCAGTTTGTTAATGAAATCCCTAAGAATCCCGCCGGTAAGATCCTTAGGAAACAGTTGAAGgaaatgtattgtaattaa
- the LOC118267920 gene encoding mitochondrial genome maintenance exonuclease 1-like, which translates to MFRPVCTIGQRISFERKSREFIRNKVVRPASFLNAAEKLKLFNKENKELFGPLLETSKQKKQRSRKAAKNRTSHQNNDTTASNENKLKFLESTERNGRQSQTLTGYVKYNPVLAVNVLKTKMWQNTRHCVNFVGVVLSNTVRGVATSASCNAARSSPAQPGYASEDKILQIKPHKNDYAQQYPSVTLILNKTMTDESRSALEKWKQERIAEMGQEEFNKFYAAQMAVGTKFHSTLKNYFTQPQTQLRIEKEVEGVWVSVADVLKHISSPKAIESNVIHPVLKYRGIFDAIADYEEKPTLIEWKKSDKPRKSIANTYDNPVQLAAYYGAVCHDLNYKHLNVRDALLVIAYTDGSKADVFHLSSDKLREHWAQWLIRLEEYTKKYGNDSEKLLKGGKRLFEEDIGNLQ; encoded by the exons ATGTTCCGACCAGTGTGCACGATCGGCCAAAGAATCTCATTTGAGAGGAAAAGTAGAGAATTTATCAGGAATAAAGTGGTTCGACCTGCTTCATTCTTGAATGCTGCCGAAAAATTGAAGCTATTTAACAAGGAGAATAAGGAATTATTTGGGCCATTATTAGAGACGAGCAAACAGAAGAAACAGCGATCACGGAAGGCGG CTAAAAATAGGACATCACATCAAAACAACGACACGACTGCTTCAaacgaaaataaattgaaattcttaGAAAGTACAGAGAGAAATGGTAGACAGAGTCAGACATTGACTGGTTATGTGAAGTATAATCCTGTGTTGGCGGTGAATGTGTTGAAAACGAAAATGTGGCAGAATACAAGGCACTGTGTGAACTTTGTTGGTGTAGTCTTGAGTAATACTGTGAGAGGTGTAGCTACCTCTGCATCTTGTAATGCAGCCCGTAGCTCCCCAGCCCAGCCTGGCTATGCAAGTGAGGACAAAATCCTTCAAATAAAACCACACAAGAATGATTACGCTCAGCAGTATCCTTCTGTGACCCTGATCTTGAACAAGACTATGACAGACGAGTCTAGGTCTGCATTGGAGAAATGGAAACAGGAACGGATTGCTGAGATGGGACAGGAGGAGTTCAATAAATTCTATGCAG CGCAAATGGCAGTTGGTACCAAATTCCACAGCACCTTGAAGAACTACTTCACACAGCCACAAACTCAGCTTCGCATAGAAAAGGAGGTTGAAGGCGTTTGGGTGTCTGTAGCTGATGTATTGAAACACATTTCATCACCAAAAGCGATAGAATCAAATGTCATACACCCTGTATTGAAGTACAGGGGGATCTTTGATGCAATTGCTGATTATGA GGAAAAACCAACTCTAATCGAATGGAAGAAATCGGACAAGCCTCGCAAATCGATAGCGAATACTTACGACAACCCTGTCCAACTAGCTGCTTACTACGGCGCAGTGTGCCACGACTTGAACtacaaacatttaaatgtaCGAGATGCACTTTTAGTCATAGCATACACTGATGGATCTAAAGCTGATGTATTCCACCTCTCTTCTGATAAACTAAGGGAGCACTGGGCACAATGGCTCATTAGATTAGAGGAATACACAAAGAAGTACGGTAATGATTCTGAGAAACTGTTAAAAGGTGGTAAAAGATTGTTTGAGGAAGATATCGGGAATCTCCAGTAA
- the LOC118267820 gene encoding uncharacterized protein LOC118267820 isoform X1, with product MASAVRSKVLKVLNKQKSGFVSIAIRPKSSNAPEKVLTSAFKDIQVNSYTANDFVWQNLDRWPDKTATVCAVTGRGYTYAQTHKMSIAFAASLRTKLKLQNDDKIAIVLPNTPEYPVTVLGVLQAGCIASTMNPVYTAEELKRQIELVKCKAVITSKISYANIKQALTELKLNIPVILIDNEDLPEGTIKFSEFAQDFSLDTNCLKAVKRGPKDLAILPFSSGTTGFPKGVVLTHESVVAMNQQIADPDIIAIKETTATNQAVLPGILPFFHIFGFNVLMMNQLALGCKLVTMPYFKPELFLQTLVQHRAEVLFLVPPMVVFLGKHPAVTPKHLESVYGIVSGAAPISKGDAEAVIKKNKNIVFRQGYGLTETNGAISVGKNDDSNHASVGHILGNSEVKIVDLKTKEALGPGEEGEIWYRGPNLMTSYYENDEATKEVLTEDGWYKTGDIGRYDENKYLYVTDRLKELIKVKGFQVPPAELEMVLRTHPKILDCAVLGIPDPISGEVPKAFIVPQPGQTIKEEEILEHVNNKVTIYKKIKQVQFVNEIPKNPAGKILRKQLKEMYCN from the exons ATGGCCAGTGCTGTAAGGAGCAAAGTACTAAAGGTACTAAACAAGCAGAAGAGTGGTTTTGTGTCTATTGCGATTAGACCAAAGAGTTCCAATGCCCCAGAAAAAGTTCTGACTTCCGCGTTCAAAGATATTCAAGTCAACAGTTACACAGCAAATGACTTTGTTTGGCAGAACTTGGATAGATGGCCAGACAAAACTGCTACt GTATGCGCAGTGACAGGCCGCGGTTACACTTATGCGCAAACGCACAAAATGTCTATAGCTTTCGCCGCTTCTTTGCGGACGAAGTTAAAACTGCAGAATGATGACAAGATAGCTATAGTGTTGCCAAATACACCCGAATATCCTGTCACGGTGTTGGGCGTGTTACAGGCTGGCTGCATCGCCAGTACGATGAATCCTGTTTATACTGCTG AGGAACTGAAACGTCAAATCGAATTGGTAAAATGTAAAGCAGTGATTACATCGAAAATATCTTACGCAAACATCAAACAAGCGCTCACAGAACTTAAGCTAAACATACCAGTAATTTTAATAGACAATGAGGATCTACCTGAGGGTACTATCAAGTTTTCGGAGTTTGCTCAAGACTTTAGTTTGGACACGAATTGTTTAAAGGCTGTGAAGAGAGGTCCAAAAGATCTGGCTATATTACCCTTTTCAAGTGGAACTACAGGGTTTCCTAAAGGTGTTGTATTGACCCATGAAAGTGTTGTGGCTATGAACCAACAGATTGCGGACCCAGATATTATTGCTATTAAAGAAACTACTG ccACCAACCAAGCAGTGTTACCAGGAATTCTGCCATTCTTCCACATATTCGGTTTCAATGTACTGATGATGAACCAGTTGGCGCTGGGGTGCAAATTGGTCACCATGCCGTACTTCAAACCTGAACTATTTCTTCAGACGCTCGTGCAACATAGAGCTGAAGTTCTGTTCTTGGTACCACCTATGG TGGTGTTCCTGGGCAAACATCCAGCAGTCACTCCCAAGCACTTGGAGTCAGTATACGGTATTGTAAGCGGTGCTGCGCCCATCTCCAAGGGAGACGCCGAAGCtgttataaagaaaaat AAAAACATTGTATTCCGCCAAGGCTACGGTTTGACGGAGACCAACGGAGCTATTTCAGTGGGTAAGAATGATGATTCGAACCATGCTTCGGTTGGACACATATTGGGTAACAGCGAAGTGAAGATTGTTGACTTGAAAACTAAAGAGGCTTTGGGACCGGGAGAG GAAGGTGAAATCTGGTACCGTGGTCCAAACCTAATGACGAGTTACTATGAAAACGACGAGGCAACCAAGGAGGTGTTGACAGAAGATGGCTGGTACAAAACTGGAGACATTGGACGATACGACGAGAACAAGTATTTATATGTCACTGACAGGCTGAAGGAACTTATAAAG GTAAAAGGATTCCAAGTACCACCAGCAGAATTAGAAATGGTATTACGAACACATCCGAAAATCCTTGACTGTGCCGTCCTGGGTATACCAGACCCAATCTCAGGCGAGGTTCCCAAAGCATTCATCGTACCTCAACCGGGACAAACTattaaagaagaagaaatattagaaCATGTTAACAACAAAGTCACAATCTACAAGAAGATTAAACAAGTGCAGTTTGTTAATGAAATCCCTAAGAATCCCGCCGGTAAGATCCTTAGGAAACAGTTGAAGgaaatgtattgtaattaa